A part of Oncorhynchus masou masou isolate Uvic2021 chromosome 21, UVic_Omas_1.1, whole genome shotgun sequence genomic DNA contains:
- the LOC135508294 gene encoding BSD domain-containing protein 1-like — MAEGESCDGWWGGWLQQSFQAVKDKSSEAYEFIKRDLTEFSNVVQHDAACSIVATASAVRSKLAVEGSSDTTEKVKKSLSSFLGVITDTLAPPQDMTIDCDVITLVATPAGTTEVYDSTKARLYSLQADPATYCNEPDGSLEQFDAWLSSFSLEERKGEISDLLVNTPSIRALYTRMVPAAVAHSEFWQRYFYKVFQLDQEEARRVALKQRAEQTSHTEALGWEEEDEDDFLGATSSSRLDFTPPLDDPATQLSPLTPVTMATTPLSPIPSPSGERSSPLSLSSDSGSLATQVEVKPARPQPAVVELSQKLNRASLEEKKPEGQQEGQQEEEKRVQLEAPAQPEPTEKATAERITVQAPATTVQAPATTIRPETEGPQDLRVFELNSDSGKSTPSNNGKKGSSTDVSEDWEKDFDLDMTEDEVQMVLSRVEATGELEEDWENWN, encoded by the exons ATGGCTGAAGG AGAAAGCTGTGACGGTTGGTGGGGAGGCTGGCTTCAACAAAGCTTCCAGGCCGTTAAAGATAAG TCATCAGAGGCATACGAATTTATAAAGCGTGACCTCACAGAGTTCTCCAACGTGGTGCAACATGACGCTGCGTGCTCCATCGTGGCCACAGCAAGCGCCGTTAGAAGCAAACTAGCG GTGGAGGGCTCCTCTGATACCACAGAGAAGGTGAAGAAGAGCCTATCCAGTTTCTTAGGAGTGATAACAGACACCCTCGCTCCTCCCCAGGACATGACCATCGACTGTGATGTCATCACGCTAGTGGCAACTCCAGCAGGCACCACAGAGGTGTATGACAGCACCAAG GCTCGTCTCTACAGTCTGCAGGCTGACCCTGCTACATACTGCAATGAGCCTGATG GTTCCCTAGAACAGTTTGATGCGTGGCTCTCCAGCTTCAgcctggaggagaggaaaggagagatctCTGACCTCCTGGTCAACACCCCCTCTATCAGGGCCCTTTACACCAGAATG GTGCCAGCAGCTGTAGCCCATTCTGAATTCTGGCAGCGGTATTTCTACAAAGTCTTTCAGTTGGACCAG GAGGAGGCCAGGCGAGTGGCCTTGaagcagagagcagagcagacttCCCACACAGAGGCTctgggctgggaggaggaggatgaag ATGACTTCCTTGGCGCCACGTCTTCATCTCGCCTGGACTTCACGCCCCCATTGGACGACCCTGCTACCCAGCTGTCCCCACTTACACCAGTCACAATGGCGACGACCCCACTCAGCCCCATCCCATCTCCGAGCGGGGAgcgctcctctcccctctccctgagcAGCGACAGCGGCAGCCTGGCCACCCAGGTGGAGGTGAAACCAGCCAGGCCACAGCCTGCAGTCGTGGAGCTGTCCCAGAAACTCAACAGGGCCAGCCTGGAGGAGAAAAAGCCAGAGGGGCAGCAGGAggggcagcaggaggaggagaagagggttcAGTTAGAGGCCCCAGCCCAGCCTGAGCCCACAGAGAAGGCTACAGCTGAGAGAATAACAGTCCAGGCCCCAGCTACCACAGTCCAGGCCCCAGCTACTACCATCAGACCAGAGACCGAGGGGCCCCAGGACCTGAGGGTGTTTGAGCTCAACTCTGACAGTGGGAAGTCTACACCTTCAAACAATGGCAAGAAAG GGTCCAGCACAGATGTCAGTGAGGACTGGGAGAAGGACTTTGACCTGGACATGACAGAAGACGAGGTCCAGATGGTGCTCTCTAGAGTTGAGGCTACAGGAGAG ctggaggaggactgggagaaCTGGAACTGA
- the LOC135507403 gene encoding oligodendrocyte transcription factor 3-like: MDSDAGSHSSRSSSPDLVVDDSMGSFFANKMFQAYCREEGAARAAGQGRTDRCGGGGKSKTLKEGDVQDLRLKVNGRERKRMHDLNQAMDGLREVMPYAQGPSVRKLSKISTLMLARNYILMLSSSLEEMKKLVGDVYGGGGSQSRTSHRRINPPAPTAHLPLHPLAQSLHSLVGSTASALHHPSPLPAPAPHSPPSASYLGFHHAPVQSLLKDPLHLASSYRHFPGMPCPCSLCQPLPTTASTLHSFSMGK; the protein is encoded by the coding sequence ATGGACTCTGACGCTGGCTCCCACTCCAGCCGCTCCTCATCTCCAGATCTGGTGGTGGATGATTCCATGGGCAGCTTCTTCGCCAACAAGATGTTCCAAGCCTACTGCCGGGAGGAGGGGGCAGCCAGGGCCGCTGGGCAGGGCAGGACTGACCGCTGTGGTGGGGGAGGCAAGAGCAAGACCCTCAAAGAGGGTGACGTGCAGGACCTGAGGCTGAAGGTGAacggcagggagaggaagaggatgcaCGACCTGAACCAGGCCATGGACGGCCTGAGGGAGGTCATGCCCTATGCCCAGGGGCCCTCCGTCCGCAAGCTCTCCAAGATCTCCACCCTGATGTTGGCCCGTAATTACATCCTCATGCTGTCCAGCTCCCTGGAGGAGATGAAGAAGCTGGTGGGGGACGTGTATGGCGGTGGTGGTTCCCAGAGTCGCACTAGCCACCGCCGGATCAACCCTCCGGCCCCCACAGCTCACCTCCCCCTACACCCCCTGGCCCAGTCCCTGCACTCCCTGGTGGGTAGCACGGCCTCGGCTCTCCACCACCCTTCGCCTCTCCCGGCTCCAGCCCCACACTCACCACCCTCTGCAAGCTACCTGGGCTTCCACCATGCACCAGTACAGAGCCTGCTGAAAGACCCTCTCCACCTAGCCAGCTCCTACAGGCACTTTCCTGGTATGCCCTGTCCCTGCTCGCTCTGCCAGCCTCTACCAACCACCGCATCCACCCTGCATAGCTTTTCCATGGGCAAGTGA